A section of the Hyphomicrobiaceae bacterium genome encodes:
- a CDS encoding mitochondrial fission ELM1 family protein: protein MLRGKRAWIISDGKAGHEIQMLGIAEALGVDAQIKPIAAPGSLYKLTAPYGPPPVAARFGAPGGPFSPPWPAIAFATGRLTTPYIRALKRKAGMQTFTVILLDPKTGPRSADLFWVPEHDTRRDANVVTTLTSAHRYAPERIAQLRSKMPASIAVLPTPRVAVLIGGPNGDYRYGPDETARLARALAALAQSGAGLMITASRRTPPDLLNAVDEATKTGQRFFWRGEGPNPYPYFLASADAFVVTADSVNMVGEAAATGRPIHVFHPAGGSSKFDRFHAALSEKGITRPFNDGRGLESWNYEPLDSARNIACEIERRYAARLKMIPGLCQGGGCE, encoded by the coding sequence GTGCTTCGGGGCAAGCGAGCCTGGATCATTTCGGACGGCAAGGCAGGCCACGAGATCCAGATGCTGGGGATCGCCGAGGCCCTTGGCGTTGACGCCCAAATCAAGCCCATCGCTGCACCGGGAAGTCTCTACAAGCTGACCGCACCTTATGGACCACCGCCGGTAGCGGCGCGCTTCGGTGCGCCGGGCGGTCCTTTTTCGCCGCCGTGGCCTGCAATTGCGTTTGCGACAGGGCGCTTGACGACACCCTATATCCGCGCCTTGAAACGCAAAGCCGGGATGCAGACCTTCACCGTGATCTTGCTCGATCCCAAGACGGGGCCGCGCAGTGCAGATCTCTTCTGGGTGCCCGAGCATGATACGCGGCGTGATGCCAATGTCGTGACGACGCTGACGTCGGCACACCGCTACGCACCTGAGCGCATCGCGCAGTTGAGGTCCAAGATGCCGGCGTCCATTGCGGTGTTGCCGACGCCTAGGGTGGCCGTTCTGATCGGCGGGCCGAACGGTGACTATCGGTACGGTCCAGACGAGACGGCGCGTTTGGCTCGCGCACTCGCAGCGCTTGCCCAAAGCGGAGCCGGTTTGATGATCACCGCTTCGCGCAGAACACCTCCGGATCTGCTCAACGCCGTTGATGAGGCGACCAAAACGGGACAACGTTTCTTTTGGCGCGGCGAAGGGCCAAATCCCTATCCATACTTTCTCGCCAGCGCCGACGCATTTGTCGTAACGGCAGACAGCGTGAACATGGTCGGGGAAGCCGCCGCAACGGGACGGCCGATCCATGTCTTCCATCCCGCAGGGGGCAGTTCAAAGTTCGACCGCTTCCACGCAGCATTGAGCGAGAAAGGTATTACTCGGCCGTTCAATGACGGCAGAGGGCTTGAAAGCTGGAATTACGAGCCGCTCGACTCCGCGCGCAACATCGCCTGTGAAATCGAGCGCCGCTATGCCGCGCGGTTGAAAATGATCCCTGGCCTTTGTCAGGGCGGCGGGTGCGAGTGA
- a CDS encoding Lrp/AsnC family transcriptional regulator, with protein MALTLDAIDWRILRELQLDGRITNIALANRIGLSAPPCLRRVRALEEAGLISGYTAILDEDALGFTLTAFAMVRLHNQAETDLRAFENALLSWPLVREAHMLSGESDYMLKCVARDLTAFQAFVLDDLTAAPNVASVKTFLTIRRAKRESGVPILATEPSEV; from the coding sequence ATGGCACTCACCCTCGACGCAATTGACTGGCGGATACTTAGAGAGCTCCAGCTCGATGGACGTATCACCAACATCGCCTTGGCCAATAGGATTGGACTGTCCGCACCACCGTGTCTGCGCCGCGTGCGGGCGCTGGAGGAAGCCGGGCTGATTTCGGGCTATACCGCAATCCTTGATGAAGATGCGCTCGGGTTCACCCTCACAGCGTTTGCGATGGTCCGGTTACACAACCAAGCCGAAACCGACCTGCGTGCTTTTGAGAATGCGTTGCTGTCGTGGCCCCTCGTGCGCGAGGCCCACATGCTATCAGGCGAAAGCGACTACATGCTGAAGTGTGTCGCGCGCGACCTCACCGCCTTTCAGGCCTTCGTCCTCGACGACTTGACCGCCGCTCCCAACGTCGCAAGCGTCAAGACGTTCCTCACGATCCGCCGCGCCAAGCGTGAAAGCGGCGTGCCGATCTTGGCCACCGAGCCTTCTGAGGTCTAG
- the greA gene encoding transcription elongation factor GreA, which yields MDRVPMTIAGYKSLEEELQRLKAVERPRIIAAISEARAHGDLSENAEYHAAKEAQGLNEARVAELEDKISRAEVIDTSKLSGETIKFGATVSLEDEDTGDKVKYTIVGDMEANLRDGKISISSPIARALIGKSKGESVEVTTPKGSRSFEVLNVEWK from the coding sequence ATGGATCGGGTTCCAATGACTATCGCGGGCTACAAGAGCCTGGAGGAGGAGCTGCAACGCCTCAAAGCCGTTGAGCGTCCCCGTATCATTGCTGCGATCTCCGAAGCGCGCGCCCATGGCGATCTGTCTGAAAATGCCGAGTACCACGCTGCCAAGGAAGCCCAGGGCCTGAACGAAGCGCGTGTGGCAGAGCTTGAGGACAAGATCTCGCGGGCGGAAGTCATCGATACCTCGAAACTTTCAGGCGAAACGATCAAGTTCGGCGCGACGGTGTCACTTGAGGATGAGGATACCGGCGACAAGGTGAAGTACACGATCGTCGGCGACATGGAAGCTAATCTGCGCGACGGCAAGATCTCGATTTCTTCTCCCATTGCCCGCGCACTTATCGGCAAGTCGAAGGGTGAATCGGTTGAGGTGACGACACCGAAGGGTTCACGCTCGTTCGAGGTGCTCAACGTTGAGTGGAAGTAA